Proteins encoded by one window of Manihot esculenta cultivar AM560-2 chromosome 10, M.esculenta_v8, whole genome shotgun sequence:
- the LOC110625152 gene encoding GABA transporter 1 encodes MTTHLPNSIETSENDEVTAANSSKELDAGALFVLKSRGSWLHCGYHLTTSIVAPALLSLPYALSMLGWLAGVACLTIGALVTFYSYNLLSLVLEHHAQLGHRQLRFRDMAKDILGPGWGKYFVGPIQFGVCYGAVIACILLGGQSLKFIYLLSTSKGNMELYQFVTIFGILMIVVAQIPSFHSLRHINLVSLLLSLAYSALALAASLYIGYAKNAQAKDYSINGRGWNRLFGSLNAISIIATTYGNGIIPEIQATIAPPVKGKMFKGLLVCYAVVVTTFFSVAISGYWAFGNQAKGTVIMNFMPDDKPLLPTWILLMTNVFTLLQVAAVTVVYLQPTNEVLEQKFADAKRDQFSIRNVVPRVIFRSLSVVIATTIAAMFPFFGDINAVIGAFGFIPLDFILPVVFYNVTFKPSKQGLMFWGNTLIAIVFSVLGVMGTISSIRQIVVDANEYSFFANV; translated from the exons ATGACAACCCATCTTCCAAATTCAATAGAAACCTCTGAAAATGATGAAGTCACAGCAGCCAATTCCTCCAAAGAACTTGATGCTGGAGCCTTGTTTGTGTTGAAATCAAGAG GTTCATGGCTGCACTGTGGCTACCACTTGACTACTTCAATAGTGGCTCCAGCACTTCTGAGTCTGCCCTATGCTCTCTCCATGCTGGGCTGGCTTGCTGGTGTTGCATGTCTCACAATTGGAGCTCTTGTGACATTCTATTCATACAATCTTCTGTCACTGGTTCTTGAGCACCATGCACAGCTAGGGCATAGGCAACTGAGGTTCAGAGATATGGCTAAAGATATATTAG GACCAGGATGGGGCAAATACTTTGTGGGTCCAATCCAGTTTGGTGTATGCTATGGTGCTGTTATTGCTTGTATTCTTCTTGGTGGGCAGAGCCTCAAG TTCATATACTTGCTCTCTACTTCTAAGGGAAACATGGAGCTATACCAATTTGTGACAATTTTTGGGATCCTGATGATAGTGGTAGCTCAAATTCCATCATTTCACTCCCTCAGGCACATCAACCTTGTTTCTTTACTCCTTTCTCTTGCTTATAGTGCTCTTGCTCTTGCTGCTTCTCTTTACATCG GGTATGCAAAGAATGCACAAGCAAAGGACTACTCTATCAATGGAAGAGGATGGAATCGTCTCTTTGGATCTTTGAATGCAATTTCAATTATTGCTACCACATATGGGAATGGGATTATCCCTGAAATACAG GCAACAATAGCACCTCCAGTGAAGGGGAAAATGTTCAAAGGCCTGCTAGTCTGTTATGCTGTTGTGGTGACCACATTTTTCAGTGTAGCAATTTCTGGATATTGGGCATTTGGGAATCAGGCCAAGGGAACagttataatgaattttatgcCCGATGACAAGCCTCTATTACCCACTTGGATTCTCCTGATGACCAATGTTTTTACCCTCCTACAAGTAGCAGCTGTAACTGTG GTTTACTTGCAACCAACAAATGAAGTGCTTGAACAAAAGTTTGCAGATGCAAAGAGGGATCAGTTCTCAATCCGGAATGTGGTTCCAAGGGTAATATTCCGATCATTATCAGTAGTCATAGCCACAACTATTGCTGCCATGTTTCCTTTCTTTGGAGATATCAATGCAGTGATTGGAGCATTTGGATTCATACCGTTAGACTTCATTTTACCTGTGGTCTTCTACAATGTGACTTTCAAGCCATCAAAGCAGGGACTAATGTTTTGGGGAAACACATTGATAGCCATAGTCTTTTCAGTACTAGGAGTTATGGGTACAATTTCTTCAATTAGACAAATAGTTGTTGATGCCAATGAATACAGTTTCTTTGCTAATGTGTAA
- the LOC110625151 gene encoding pentatricopeptide repeat-containing protein At1g52640, mitochondrial, which yields MALRLLTSRARVLCSLFHSLHSPCSLLRPCSFSLLTPLNANQPLPDLVNEISRILSDHRNPHHDLELSLTTYSSKISADLVEQVLKRCKNLGFPAHRFFLWAKRIPGFEHSAESYHILVDILGASKQFAILWDFLIEMRESRDCNISPQMFWLVFRAYSRANLPGDAIRSFDRMVEFGLKPTVNDLDQLLYVLCKRKHVKPAQQLFDRVKREFDPKAKTYSILVRGWGDIGELESAWKVFDEMREKQSTVDVLAYNCLLEALCEGRRVSEAYRMFKEMSSNGIEPDACSYSIFIRAYCEANDIRSAFRLLDEMRRCDLMPNVFTFNCIIKKLCKNDKVEEAYQLLNEVIERGGNPDTWSYNAILAYHCEHSEVNRATRLISRMVKDNCLPDRHSYNMLLKLLIRVGRFDRATEVWESMRERGFYPSVSTYSVMVHGLSKKKNKLEEACKYFEMMIDEGIPPYSSTVEMLRNRLMGLGLLDNIEILAGKMERSTSCSIQELANAMRGSKVHWRSRNEETESESD from the coding sequence CTTGTCAATGAGATCTCTCGCATTCTTAGTGACCACAGAAACCCCCACCACGATTTGGAGCTTTCTCTTACTACTTACTCTTCGAAGATATCCGCTGACTTGGTAGAGCAAGTCTTGAAACGCTGCAAGAATCTTGGATTTCCAGCGCACAGATTTTTCCTTTGGGCTAAAAGAATTCCAGGTTTTGAGCATAGTGCAGAAAGCTATCACATTTTGGTGGATATATTGGGTGCTAGTAAGCAGTTTGCTATTTTATGGGATTTCTTGATAGAAATGAGAGAATCTCGAGATTGTAACATAAGCCCACAAATGTTTTGGCTTGTTTTTAGAGCTTATAGTAGAGCTAATTTACCAGGTGATGCGATTCGTTCTTTTGATAGaatggttgagtttggtttaaaGCCTACCGTTAATGACCTTGATCAGTTGTTGTATGTGTTATGCAAAAGGAAGCATGTTAAGCCCGCCCAACAACTTTTTGACAGAGTTAAGCGTGAATTTGATCCTAAAGCGAAAACTTATAGCATTTTGGTCAGGGGATGGGGTGATATTGGTGAGTTAGAATCAGCATGGAAGGTGTTTGATGAAATGCGTGAAAAACAATCTACGGTGGATGTGCTTGCTTATAATTGCTTGTTAGAGGCTTTGTGCGAGGGAAGAAGAGTTAGTGAAGCCTATAGGATGTTTAAAGAAATGAGTTCAAATGGAATTGAGCCAGATGCTTGTAGTTATTCGATTTTCATTCGTGCGTACTGTGAGGCAAATGATATTCGTTCAGCTTTCAGACTGCTTGATGAAATGCGGCGATGTGATCTTATGCCTAATGTGTTCACTTTTAATTGCATCATCAAGAAACTTTGCAAGAATGACAAGGTAGAAGAGGCTTATCAACTTTTGAATGAGGTGATTGAGAGGGGAGGTAACCCTGATACCTGGAGTTACAATGCAATCTTAGCTTATCACTGTGAGCATTCTGAAGTTAATAGAGCCACTAGGCTGATTTCTAGAATGGTGAAAGATAATTGCTTGCCAGATCGACATAGTTATAACATGTTGCTCAAACTGCTGATAAGAGTTGGAAGATTTGATAGAGCAACTGAAGTTTGGGAGAGCATGCGGGAGAGGGGTTTTTATCCTTCAGTCTCAACTTATTCTGTTATGGTTCATGGTTTGtccaagaaaaaaaataaactagaGGAGGCATGTAAGTATTTTGAGATGATGATAGATGAAGGAATACCGCCATATTCTTCTACTGTTGAGATGTTGAGGAACAGGCTAATGGGGTTAGGATTGTTGGATAATATTGAGATACTTGCAGGTAAAATGGAGCGAAGTACTTCTTGTTCAATACAGGAGTTGGCAAATGCTATGAGAGGCAGTAAGGTCCATTGGAGATCAAGAAATGAAGAAACAGAGTCTGAAAGTGACTGA